In Podospora pseudopauciseta strain CBS 411.78 chromosome 3, whole genome shotgun sequence, one genomic interval encodes:
- a CDS encoding hypothetical protein (COG:S; EggNog:ENOG503NZ3K), which translates to MWLLNTITLKLEEFCDNDIPPYAILSHTWDVPSQEVTFVEMQGLRETITNKPGFAKITNFCRLASQKGYEYGWVDTCCIDKRNSADLSEAINSMYRYYYDSGDCLVYLSDTKPMADWGSLSIAKLDDALRPCRWFTRGWTLQELLAPGTRSFFDATWQPITNRHLVSVISNITKIGDACLLFRDNISEVSISERMGWASERHTTRSEDITYSLMGIFNICMPILYGEGGKKAFRRLQKEIMHVSFDQSLFVWKEDVSSSGFLASSPAAFACSPTLGLWAPRNLAPFYMTNVGLSVRLTIVEILVEDRTWVPKNVLEIHDSEDDEEKVQMAIIGCDILNSDNRWVLLALYVQPVPGGSFVINGKLSRAYRRVASHTWTAVPTGALFQRSGPSRSTDVLILEDEHYDLVRRASREHDHRTWNRFGVSLPPILRLDLEAKSEPSQT; encoded by the coding sequence ATGTGGCTTCTCAACACAATCACTTTGAAACTAGAAGAGTTCTGCGACAATGACATTCCGCCCTATGCCATCCTGTCCCATACCTGGGATGTCCCAAGTCAGGAAGTGACCTTTGTGGAGATGCAGGGCTTGCGCgaaaccatcaccaacaagcccGGTTTCGCAAAGATCACCAACTTTTGCCGCCTCGCAAGTCAAAAGGGTTACGAATATGGGTGGGTAGACACCTGCTGCATCGACAAGCGCAACAGTGCCGACCTATCCGAGGCCATCAACTCCATGTACCGCTATTACTACGACTCAGGAGACTGCCTCGTCTACCTCTCCGATACCAAACCGATGGCTGACTGGGGAAGCCTATCGATTGCCAAGCTTGATGATGCTTTAAGGCCATGTCGGTGGTTCACACGCGGATGGACCCTTCAAGAGCTCCTTGCCCCTGGGACAAGATCATTCTTCGACGCCACATGGCAACCCATCACAAACAGGCACCTCGTCAGCGTTATCTCGAACATCACTAAGATTGGCGACGCCTGTCTTCTATTTCGTGACAATATCTCCGAGGTGAGCATATCGGAACGAATGGGATGGGCATCAGAGCGACATACCACACGCAGCGAAGACATAACCTACAGCCTCATGGGCATCTTCAACATTTGCATGCCTATTCTCTATGGCGAGGGGGGCAAGAAGGCATTCCGTCGGCTACAAAAAGAGATCATGCATGTGTCCTTTGACCAAAGTCTTTTCGTGTGGAAGGAAGATGTGTCAAGTAGTGGATTTCTAGCCAGTTCACCTGCTGCATTTGCCTGCTCACCGACTCTTGGGTTATGGGCTCCTCGCAACCTCGCTCCTTTCTATATGACCAATGTTGGGTTGTCAGTACGCTTGACCATTGTCGAAATCCTGGTTGAGGACCGCACATGGGTGCCAAAAAATGTACTCGAAATCCACGATTccgaagacgatgaggaaAAGGTTCAGATGGCGATCATTGGGTGCGATATCTTGAATAGTGATAACCGCTGGGTTCTCTTGGCTCTTTATGTTCAGCCTGTTCCGGGAGGGAGTTTCGTTATAAATGGGAAGCTTTCCAGAGCATACCGTCGCGTTGCAAGCCATACATGGACTGCAGTGCCAACGGGTGCATTGTTTCAAAGGAGCGGACCGAGCAGGTCAACAGATGTTTTGATACTGGAGGATGAACATTATGATCTAGTGCGCCGGGCTTCACGAGAGCATGACCACAGAACCTGGAACCGCTTCGGTGTTTCTCTCCCTCCAATTTTGCGACTAGATCTTGAAGCTAAATCTGAACCGTCT
- a CDS encoding hypothetical protein (CAZy:GH2; EggNog:ENOG503P0GE; COG:G) → MSSRCAASSVVRQLLVAVVLFIVGVLAQAATRERISLNADWRFQRFTSNPDNLNYNTLKPWLTPSANNFINDASRRTKLPSNEPPNVTYTQANFSDNSWEALNLPHDWAVKGPFYVGNNVPVGGNMGRLPIQGVGWYRKKFTLNPGDEGKSVYLEVDGAMSYAAVWINGKIAGGWPYGYASFRVDLTPYLQSGSNQLAIRLDQAVESSRWYPGAGIYRNVWLTKVNPIHVGQFGTFVKTRSSSAQTATLDLTVQVENSATTAAAGHVQVVTDIHSYDAVSGKAGAKISGFSNATVSVSPGSIASVNASATVQNPKLWGPRPTQEPNMHVAITRLYVGDQLVDTYETPFGIRSLQYLGDGLRVNGQRVYIQGVCQHHDLGSLGAAFNIPAARRQLEMLQDMGTNAMRTSHNPPAPELLDLADKMGFLVLDEIFDTWGSHKTRNDFQTIFADWSEPDLRAFVRRDRNHPSIWAWSFGNEVAEQGSSNGAAQAERLRNIVRQEDATRQSTVGMNNAGPDTAFVSIVDLIGLNYQGEGKGNGAPTFENFRGRFPNKLIFSTESSSVVSSRDTYLFPVVNSNNAIVRANGPGADPTTRQVSSYDLYAMEWGASPDKVFVAQDRYSYVAGEFVWTGWDYIGEPTPYDSSRSSYFGIIDLAGFPKDRFYLYQSRWNPSVKMAHILPHWNWPNRVGQVTPVHVYSSGDEAELFVNGKSQGRQKKAQYTYRFRWDQVTYQPGEVRVVTYKDGNEWANATVRTTGTASQLRLSTYQNRATIKADGEDLSFVSVAVVDDKGDVVPTAEPNITFSITGPGDIVTTDNGDSTDMVAFPSKERKAFRGRALAIVRAKVGASGTITVAATANGVKSAEVVLQVE, encoded by the coding sequence ATGTCTTCCCGCTGTGCGGCCTCCAGTGTCGTGCGGCAATTGCTGGTAGCGGTGGTGCTTTTCATCGTTGGAGTCCTCGCACAAGCAGCAACTCGCGAAAGAATAAGCTTGAACGCGGACTGGCGTTTCCAACGCTTCACCTCGAATCCTGACAACCTCAACTACAACACCCTGAAGCCATGGCTTACACCATCAGCCAACAACTTCATCAATGATGCCTCCCGCCGCACCAAGCTCCCATCCAATGAGCCACCCAACGTCACCTACACCCAAGCAAACTTCAGTGATAACTCGTGGGAAGCCCTGAATCTGCCTCACGACTGGGCTGTCAAAGGACCTTTCTATGTCGGCAACAATGTTCCCGTCGGAGGAAACATGGGTCGTCTTCCCATCCAGGGGGTTGGATGGTACCGCAAGAAGTTTACGCTCAACCCGGGCGACGAGGGGAAATCTGTGTATCTCGAGGTTGACGGCGCCATGTCCTATGCTGCGGTCTGGATCAATGGGAAGATCGCTGGTGGATGGCCGTATGGCTATGCCTCATTCCGTGTCGACCTCACTCCGTATCTGCAGTCCGGAAGCAATCAGCTAGCTATTCGCCTTGACCAAGCCGTTGAGTCGTCGCGATGGTACCCAGGTGCAGGGATCTACCGCAACGTTTGGTTGACCAAAGTAAACCCCATCCACGTCGGCCAGTTCGGTACCTTCGTCAAAACTAGGAGCTCGTCAGCTCAAACGGCAACGCTTGACCTCACTGTTCAGGTGGAGAACAGCGCAACAACCGCCGCAGCAGGTCATGTCCAGGTCGTCACTGACATTCATTCTTACGATGCGGTCTCGGGGAAGGCGGGAGCAAAGATCAGTGGTTTCTCTAACGCCACAGTCAGCGTCTCCCCAGGGTCTATTGCATCTGTGAATGCATCAGCGACTGTACAGAACCCAAAGCTTTGGGGTCCACGTCCGACGCAGGAGCCCAATATGCATGTTGCCATCACCCGTCTTTACGTTGGAGACCAGCTGGTAGACACATACGAGACTCCTTTCGGCATCCGCTCTCTGCAGTACCTTGGCGATGGACTGCGTGTCAACGGTCAGCGCGTGTACATCCAGGGTGTTTGCCAGCACCATGATCTTGGGTCGTTGGGAGCCGCCTTCAACATTCCGGCTGCTCGGCGTCAGCTGGAGATGCTCCAGGATATGGGAACCAACGCGATGAGAACCTCACACAATCCTCCAGCGCCTGAGCTGCTCGATCTTGCTGACAAGATGGGTTTCCTTGTCCTGGACGAGATCTTCGACACGTGGGGCAGCCACAAGACTCGCAACGATTTCCAGACCATCTTTGCCGACTGGTCTGAGCCAGATCTCAGAGCGTTTGTTCGACGTGACCGCAACCATCCTTCAATTTGGGCCTGGTCCTTTGGAAACGAGGTCGCAGAGCAGGGAAGCAGCAACGGTGCAGCACAAGCTGAGCGTCTTCGAAATATTGTTCGCCAGGAGGACGCCACCAGACAGTCCACCGTCGGAATGAACAACGCTGGGCCTGACACGGCCTTTGTCTCGATTGTTGATCTTATCGGGTTGAACTATCAGGGAGAGGGCAAAGGAAACGGCGCGCCAACGTTCGAGAACTTCCGGGGACGGTTCCCTAACAAGTTGATCTTCAGCACTGAGAGCTCGTCGGTGGTCAGCTCCAGGGACACATACCTCTTCCCAGTGGTGAACAGCAACAACGCGATTGTACGGGCGAATGGTCCTGGCGCCGATCCTACTACTAGACAAGTCAGTTCGTATGACCTGTACGCCATGGAATGGGGTGCTTCACCTGACAAGGTCTTTGTGGCACAAGATCGGTATTCGTACGTTGCGGGCGAGTTTGTTTGGACAGGCTGGGATTACATTGGAGAGCCGACGCCATATGATTCCTCTCGGAGCAGCTACTTTGGCATCATCGACCTTGCTGGGTTTCCCAAGGACCGGTTCTACCTTTACCAGTCAAGATGGAACCCAAGCGTGAAGATGGCCCACATCCTGCCTCACTGGAACTGGCCCAATCGCGTCGGTCAAGTCACGCCTGTTCATGTGTACTCTTCAGGTGACGAAGCCGAGCTTTTCGTCAACGGCAAGTCGCAGGGTCGACAGAAGAAGGCGCAGTACACCTATCGTTTCCGGTGGGACCAGGTCACCTACCAGCCAGGAGAGGTGCGTGTCGTGACATACAAGGATGGGAATGAATGGGCGAATGCGACAGTTCGGACTACCGGGACGGCCTCTCAGTTGCGGTTGTCGACGTATCAGAACCGAGCGACGATCAAAGCTGACGGTGAGGATCTCTCTTTTGTCAGTGTTGCTGTCGTGGACGACAAGGGCGATGTTGTTCCCACCGCGGAACCCAACATCACATTTTCCATCACTGGGCCTGGTGACATTGTCACTACGGATAATGGAGACTCGACTGATATGGTTGCGTTCCCGTCAAAGGAGAGGAAAGCGTTCCGAGGACGAGCGTTGGCTATTGTGCGTGCAAAGGTTGGAGCATCGGGGACGATTACAGTGGCGGCCACGGCGAATGGTGTCAAGTCGGCGGAGGTTGTGCTACAGGTTGAATAG
- a CDS encoding hypothetical protein (EggNog:ENOG503NTYP; COG:I; COG:J; COG:T), with protein MSELLGCRLTTIWRAHGGNDIHSHLALSGEPLIPDLEEAFQLKPPIDLLEYQNLTLEGLEYEAAHSDNWNSTSESYGQIVNAVIMPVAPHAAVIPGKYYHIGHRCRIAPPEAVFQADDKQTAYTEVINLMNYSAAVIPMTKADKAIDVVPEGDEAYRPLNDVDKQNWEAYDPEIYDGTPVGVQIVARKFEEENVLVIAGIVTACLNRGSLL; from the exons ATGTCGGAATTGCTTGGCTGCAGACTGACAACAATCTGGCGTGCCC ACGGCGGGAACGACATCCACTCCCACCTCGCCCTTTCAGGAGAGCCCCTGATCCCCGACCTCGAGGAAGCATTCCAGCTCAAGCCGCCGATCGACCTCCTCGAGTATCAGAACCTCACCTTAGAAGGGCTTGAGTACGAAGCCGCGCATTCTGATAATTGGAACTCGACGAGCGAGAGCTACGGCCAGATCGTGAATGCCGTCATCATGCCAGTGGCCCCGCACGCCGCGGTGATTCCAGGCAAATATTATCATATTGGTCATAGATGCCGCATTGCACCGCCGGAAGCTGTGTTTCAAGCTGACGATAAACAAACAGCCTACACCGAAGTTATCAATTTGATGAACTACTCAGCGGCTGTCATCCCCATGACCAAGGCAGACAAGGCGATCGACGTCGTCCCAGAGGGCGATGAAGCCTACAGACCTCTCAACGACGTCGATAAACAAAATTGGGAGGCCT ATGATCCCGAGATCTACGACGGGACCCCAGTTGGCGTGCAAATTGTGGCCCGGAAATTTGAAGAGGAAAATGTCCTGGTCATTGCTGGAATCGTCACTGCGTGCTTGAATCGTGGCAGTTTGTTGtga
- a CDS encoding hypothetical protein (EggNog:ENOG503NTYP; COG:I; COG:J; COG:T) gives MSIPSSNWQTRAAEKRKSLLASIRDDWKLSPEDLAKAKSQRDISGVVPEHLEAVEASILAKDAPDIVSHLKDGTYSALQVTTAFCKAPAIAYQVGDCLHEIFFDQALERAKALHAGFKETGTVSGPLYGLPINLKDQFHIKDVYTTMGYVGWIGSNLGIKDPNHAHKIESHITTGLLSLGAVLCCKTGLPQTLLFGETKNNIIGETLNPHNQNLSCGGSSRGKDALQALGGSVLGVGTNIGGSVRIPAAFNGIFSLKPTPERVLYRDVANINTGQNTYRPTVGFLSTSVGGLELALRAAFSTKPWEQQWCRFPSVKMSSMNIGARLKVVEQLQSR, from the exons ATGTCGATTCCGAGCTCAAATTGGCAGACCCGCGCGGCGGAGAAGCGCAAGAGCCTTCTTGCCAGTATACGCGACGATTGGAAGCTCTCACCAGAGGACCTGGCGAAAGCAAAAAGCCAGCGCGACATTAGCGGTGTTGTGCCAGAGCACTTGGAAGCCGTCGAAGCGTCGATCTTAGCCAAAGACGCCCCAGATATTGTCAGTCACTTGAAAGACGGGACCTACAGTGCTCTACAGGTCACCACGGCCTTTTGTAAGGCCCCGGCCATTGCCTACCAAGTT GGCGACTGTCTTCATGAAATCTTCTTTGACCAGGCCTTGGAACGTGCCAAGGCTCTCCACGCTGGTTTCAAGGAGACAGGAACGGTCTCTGGACCTCTCTACGGCCTTCCCATCAATTTGAAGGACCAGTTTCACATCAAAGACGTCTATACGACTATGGGTTACGTTGGATGGATAGGCAGCAACCTCGGCATCAAGGACCCCAACCATGCTCACAAGATCGAGAGTCATATCACTACAGGACTTCTATCTTTGGGTGCAGTGCTATGCTGCAAAACGGGCCTCCCGCAGACACTTCTCTTTGGTGAGACGAAAAACAACATCATCGGCGAAACACTAAACCCGCATAACCAGAATCTGTCATGTGGTGGTTCCTCCAGAGGCAAGGATGCGCTTCAAGCCTTGGGGGGCAGTGTGCTAGGCGTTGGGACAAATATCGGCGGCTCGGTTCGCATTCCTGCTGCGTTCAACGGAATCTTTTCCCTCAAGCCTACCCCCGAACGAGTATTGTACCGAGACGTCGCCAATATCAATACCGGCCAGAATACATACCGACCGACCGTTGGTTTCCTCAGCACGTCCGTTGGAGGGCTCGAGCTTGCCCTTCGTGCCGCATTTTCCACCAAACCTTGGGAGCAGCAGTGGTGCCGATTCCCTTCCGTCAAGATGTCTTCGATGAACATCGGTGCCAGGCTAAAGGTGGTGGAACAGCTTCAAAGCCGTTAA
- a CDS encoding hypothetical protein (COG:S; EggNog:ENOG503P44F): MTSFLFRSSRNPQYKLVFYVPTTHLRICKDAVFAAGAGRYPGAGNYTECCWTALGTGQFKPGHGAKPYKGKVNVLAEEEEARVETLCVGKAVAKRAVEALKKAHPYEEPAYEVYKMEDVESWRLGSGLRAKL, from the exons ATGACATCGTTTCTATTTCGTTCCAGCAGAAACCCTCAGTACAAACTCGTCTTCTACGTCCCAACCACCCACCTTCGAATCTGCAAAGACGCCGTCTTTGCTGCTGGAGCAGGCCGTTATCCCGGAGCTGGCAATTACACAGAATGTTGCTGGACAGCATTGGGAACTGGACAGTTCAAACCGGGACACGGTGCCAAACCTTACAAGGGAAAAGTCAACGTACTcgctgaggaagaagaggctcGGGTTGAGACACTGTGTGTGGGAAAGGCCGTGGCCAAACGCGCCGTGGAAGCTCTGAAGAA GGCACACCCATACGAGGAGCCAGCTTATGAGGTTTACAAGATGGAAGACGTAGAAAGCTGGCGCCTAGGCTCTGGATTGCGAGCCAAGTTATGA
- a CDS encoding hypothetical protein (COG:S; EggNog:ENOG503NZ3K) produces MRLINVSSLQIEEFYGTDIPPYAILSHTWEATEASFQQWTKRVTRIRKFKHLGFEKIYAACKRARGNGLGYVWADTVCIDRTSSAELSEAINSMYAWYENAQVCYVYLSDVRIPSRESNLDVLTLFRRSRWFTRGWTLQELLAPSNIVFYTREWVQMGTKQALAVLIREITGIDEGCLRGTRRVTVCSVAQRMSWASRRVTTREEDITYSLLGIFGISMPLLYGEGSQNAFRRLQEEIIKVSDDQSILAFNTDSSDNTLLAHHPSDFASQGGVRPSFAPKLTPPFTMSNAGLSLTTPLIYTMSPYWVLAVLNCVELHWAQEDVRARSITCLPLLGRDKKFMRARAPVTLISLGVDLVGNQGTLRSKHIDSTPEVGGSDSDSNTALAESTSTIAKTTPLEIQDLTTRKDTDILVTYFSRIYPLYGTEMDEAMKGFEVIDVGPSMKIPDRGFMIAFPRGMGSYRYLDSFPKGDLYPNISFFMPSATPPTSTREKMEENRGNVTRGLLVYSHEMAGRFKPGFLEEIEIVGIYLALDSSTGNWTCRILDLERRISGPDLEHKWIVKGDEMVLDKPEEWPHYDQQRNMVVAARTRFETTKGHPCKEAIMVEIVFDLKELLKERDLEG; encoded by the coding sequence ATGCGACTCATCAATGTGTCTAGCCTTCAGATTGAGGAATTTTACGGAACCGATATACCCCCGTACGCCATTCTCTCTCATACCTGGGAAGCAACAGAAGCCAGCTTCCAACAGTGGACCAAACGTGTAACAAGAATACGAAAGTTCAAGCATCTAGGCTTCGAAAAGATCTACGCAGCGTGTAAACGCGCACGGGGGAACGGGCTCGGCTACGTATGGGCAGATACTGTCTGCATTGACAGAACGAGCTCGGCCGAGCTGTCTGAGGCCATCAATTCGATGTATGCGTGGTACGAAAACGCCCAAGTCTGCTATGTCTACCTGTCAGACGTTAGGATACCGTCAAGGGAAAGTAACCTGGATGTATTGACCCTGTTTCGTCGGTCTCGATGGTTTACACGCGGATGGACCCTACAAGAGCTTCTAGCGCCGTCTAATATCGTATTCTACACAAGAGAATGGGTGCAGATGGGAACCAAGCAGGCGTTGGCAGTTCTTATTCGCGAAATCACAGGGATTGACGAAGGCTGTTTGAGAGGTACCAGGCGGGTCACTGTCTGCAGCGTCGCACAACGGATGAGTTGGGCTTCTCGAAGAGTGACAAcgcgggaggaggacatcACATATTCATTGCTCGGCATTTTCGGAATCAGCATGCCATTACTCTACGGGGAAGGAAGTCAAAACGCGTTTAGAAGGCTTCAGGAGGAAATTATCAAGGTGTCTGACGACCAAAGCATCCTTGCCTTCAACACCGATTCATCCGACAATACGCTACTCGCCCACCACCCGAGTGACTTTGCCTCCCAAGGAGGAGTGCGACCCAGCTTTGCGCCCAAGCTGACGCCACCTTTCACTATGTCCAATGCTGGGTTATCACTGACTACGCCTTTGATTTACACCATGTCCCCCTACTGGGTGTTGGCTGTGTTGAACTGTGTGGAGCTACACTGGGCCCAGGAAGATGTCAGGGCACGGTCAATCACTTGCCTCCCGCTTCTCGGTAGGGACAAGAAGTTCATGCGGGCTCGCGCGCCGGTTACACTCATTAGCTTGGGAGTAGACTTGGTAGGCAATCAGGGGACATTGCGGTCAAAACACATCGACTCTACGCCTGAAGTCGGGGGTAGTGACAGTGATAGCAACACAGCATTGGCAGAGAGCACCTCTACTATTGCGAAAACCACGCCCCTTGAGATACAAGATTTGACAACTCGGAAAGACACGGATATCCTCGTCACCTACTTCTCTCGAATCTACCCTTTATATGGTACTGAGATGGACGAGGCGATGAAGGGTTTTGAGGTTATCGACGTGGGGCCATCCATGAAGATACCTGATCGTGGGTTCATGATCGCATTTCCACGGGGAATGGGATCCTACCGGTACTTGGACTCGTTCCCTAAGGGAGACCTCTATCCGAACATCAGCTTCTTCATGCCTTCCGCAACCCCTCCGACGAGTACAagagagaagatggaggagaacCGCGGAAACGTCACCAGAGGCCTGCTTGTTTACTCACACGAAATGGCGGGGAGATTCAAGCCTGGCTTCTTGGAGGAAATCGAAATCGTAGGTATCTATCTCGCACTGGACTCTTCAACTGGTAATTGGACATGTCGGATTTTGGACCTGGAAAGGCGAATTTCTGGGCCCGACTTGGAACACAAGTGGATTGTAAAGGGGGATGAAATGGTGCTTGACAAACCTGAGGAATGGCCCCATTACGACCAGCAGCGAAATATGGTCGTCGCAGCTCGCACAAGATTTGAGACCACCAAGGGGCATCCCTGTAAAGAGGCGATCATGGTGGAAATCGTCTTTGACCTGAAAGAACTGCTGAAGGAAAGAGATCTGGAAGGGTGA
- a CDS encoding hypothetical protein (COG:C; EggNog:ENOG503NZZV; CAZy:AA4), with protein sequence MSSGSSTPEATTPIPTLPETHSGIPPYLLPKATRAKEAVFSGRTKPAKPRSREVPVVPQGVSRDQFLEALEELKRELGEENVEVNDKPLKDGWYMEHPNTHDMMTILDEEEFVAGAVVYPGNTDEVVKMVKWANRWLVPIFPISMGRNLGYGGAAPRVRGSVTVDLGRRMNKILDINPQDYTCLVEPGVSFYGLYEELGRRGLREHMWVDTPDLGGGSIIGNTVDRGVGYTPYGDHWACHSGLEVVLPTGEVIRTGMGALTEGGENTWGVFPYGFGPYSDGIFSQSNFGIVTKMGMTLMPNPGGHESFMYTFPKEEDLGPLMEIIRPLRISTILENVAQLRHVTQTIAASGLPKSHFFSGSGTIPPEIIHSAAAASPVGDHTWAYYGMSYGPPHIRSYKLAIIDAEFSKIPGCRKIDPSTLPEDEYFWSRDRIASGTPDIHELRWVNWAPNGAHIAFSPVSPIRSADATKLFQLGKRIHEKYGIDFMPAFIVGLREMHLIVEIVFDRDDREEKERALGCLRDMVDEAAREGYGEYRTHLVLMDQVAGTYGWGGGRWGGLMKG encoded by the exons ATGTCCTCCggatcctccacccccgaagccaccaccccgattcccaccctccccgagACCCATTCCGGCATCCCCCCGtatctcctccccaaagcCACCCGCGCCAAGGAAGCCGTCTTCTCCGGCCGGACCAAACCCGCTAAGCCCCGCAGTCGTGAGGTGCCGGTGGTTCCCCAGGGTGTTTCCCGCGATCAGTTCCtcgaggcgttggaggaaCTGAAGCGGGAGTTGGGAGAGGAGAACGTCGAGGTGAATGACAAACCTTTGAAAGATGGGTGGTACATGGAGCACCCCAACACGCACGACATGATGACTATtttggatgaagaggagtTTGTCGCCGGGGCGGTTGTCTACCCGGGCAACACAGACGAGGTGGTCAAGATGGTGAAGTGGGCCAACAGATGGCTTGTTCCCATTTTTCCTATATCCATGGGGAGAAACC TGGGCTATGGCGGCGCCGCTCCGCGAGTGAGGGGTTCGGTCACGGTTgatctggggaggaggatgaataAGATACTGGATATCAACCCCCAGGATTATACCTGCTTGGTTGAGCCGGGGGTGTCGTTTTACGGGTTGTATGAAGagcttgggaggagggggttgagggagcaCATGTGGGTTGACACGCctgatttggggggggggagtatCATTGGGAATACGGTTGATCGCGGGGTTGGGTATACCCCTTATGGGGATCACTGGGCTTGTCATTCgggtttggaggtggtgttgcctACTGGGGAGGTGATTAggacggggatgggggcgttgacggaggggggggagaataCTTGGGGGGTGTTTCCTTATGGGTTTGGGCCTTATTCTGA TGGGATTTTTTCGCAGAGTAATTTTGGGATTGTGACCAAGATGGGGATGACGCTGATGCCAAATCCGGGGGGGCATGAGAGTTTT ATGTACACCTTtcccaaagaagaagacctcGGCCCTCTT ATGGAAATCATCCGCCCCCTCCGcatctccaccatcctcgaaAACGTCGCCCAGCTCCGCCACGTAACCCAAACCATCGCCGCCTCTGGCCTCCCAAAATCACACTTCTTCTCTGGCAGTGGTACCATCCCCCCCGAAATAATCcactccgccgccgccgcctccccggTAGGCGACCACACCTGGGCTTACTACGGCATGTCCTACGGCCCGCCCCACATCCGCTCCTACAAactcgccatcatcgacgcCGAGTTCAGCAAAATCCCCGGCTGCCGCAAAAtcgacccctccaccctccccgagGACGAATATTTCTGGTCCCGAGACAGAATCGCCTCCGGAACACCCGACATCCACGAACTCCGCTGGGTGAACTGGGCCCCCAACGGTGCTCACATTGCCTTTTCCCCTGTCTCCCCTATCCGTAGTGCTGATGCTACGAAACTCTTCCAGCTGGGCAAGAGGATTCATGAAAAGTACGGGATTGATTTCATGCCTGCTTTTATTGTTGGACTGAGGGAGATGCATTTGATTGTGGAGATTGTTTTTGATAGGGATGAcagggaggagaaggagagggcgtTGGGGTGTCTGAGGGATATGGTTGATGAGGCTGCGAGGGAGGGCTACGGGGAGTATAGGACGCATTTGGTGCTGATGGATCAGGTGGCAGGTACGTAtgggtggggtggggggcgCTGGGGAGGTTTAATGAAAGGTTGA